In Legionella beliardensis, the following are encoded in one genomic region:
- a CDS encoding efflux RND transporter periplasmic adaptor subunit, whose translation MKTDLKFEQKSQKYIVFFILILIVLVLLVWLLFLHPYEYTNDAYVQGNQVYIKPLRSGFVTGVHSDDTFFVRKGQLLVNLNETDNLIALEKAKAHLAQTVREVCQVFHEAFREQAEIGIRKAQFLKAKQNFEHRAGVVKARGVSVEDYQNAADDLKASAAALTSSENNYQRTLAFIQNSSIVNHPVVQKAAQDVRDTWVQLYRSKIYAPVDGIIAQRTIQVGMFVNPTDALMAIIPLNQLWVNANFKETQLKHVRIGQPVTITSDLYGRGVVFHGRVIGLPGGAGNVFSLLPPENLSGNWIKIVQRLPVRIALNENELRKYPLRLGLSLEVTVDFSDQSGPLLPKSNLGPSYTTDIFKQEEAGNRALIQQIILANLDPTLKQYAYQPLNLKSIQREA comes from the coding sequence ATGAAAACAGATTTAAAATTTGAGCAAAAAAGTCAAAAGTATATCGTGTTTTTCATACTGATATTAATCGTACTGGTGCTTTTAGTTTGGTTATTATTTTTGCATCCTTATGAGTATACCAATGATGCTTATGTTCAAGGAAACCAAGTTTATATTAAGCCGCTTAGAAGTGGGTTTGTGACTGGTGTACACAGCGATGATACTTTCTTCGTTAGAAAAGGGCAGCTTCTCGTTAATTTGAATGAAACGGATAATTTAATTGCCCTTGAAAAAGCTAAGGCTCATCTGGCGCAGACGGTTCGGGAAGTGTGCCAGGTTTTTCACGAAGCATTTCGTGAGCAAGCAGAAATTGGTATTCGCAAAGCACAATTTCTAAAAGCAAAACAAAATTTCGAACATCGGGCCGGGGTAGTAAAAGCACGGGGAGTTTCCGTAGAGGATTATCAAAATGCAGCCGATGATTTAAAAGCGAGTGCTGCGGCTTTAACAAGTAGTGAAAATAATTACCAAAGAACATTAGCTTTTATTCAAAATAGTTCGATTGTTAATCATCCGGTTGTACAGAAAGCCGCTCAAGATGTTCGTGATACGTGGGTTCAACTGTATCGTTCTAAAATTTATGCCCCTGTAGATGGAATTATTGCCCAAAGGACTATTCAAGTAGGGATGTTCGTTAATCCTACGGATGCATTGATGGCTATTATTCCTCTTAATCAATTATGGGTTAATGCCAATTTCAAGGAAACACAATTAAAACATGTAAGGATAGGGCAGCCTGTTACCATTACTTCCGATCTTTACGGCCGAGGTGTGGTGTTTCATGGCAGAGTTATTGGTTTACCAGGCGGTGCTGGTAATGTGTTTTCCCTATTGCCACCTGAGAATTTATCAGGAAATTGGATAAAAATCGTTCAAAGATTACCGGTGCGAATTGCTCTAAATGAAAACGAGTTAAGAAAGTACCCGCTCAGGCTTGGCTTATCTTTAGAAGTAACGGTTGATTTTTCCGACCAAAGCGGGCCTCTTCTGCCAAAATCAAACCTAGGACCAAGTTACACAACTGATATTTTTAAACAAGAGGAAGCCGGTAATCGCGCCTTAATTCAGCAAATCATCTTAGCTAATTTAGATCCGACTTTAAAACAATATGCCTATCAACCGCTTAATTTAAAAAGTATTCAACGTGAGGCTTAA